Proteins found in one Actinomycetes bacterium genomic segment:
- a CDS encoding AbrB/MazE/SpoVT family DNA-binding domain-containing protein, with translation MARTTLRAKGQLTLPDEVRKAAKLEEGDLIEAEVSESGEVILRPLATVDRSQAWFWTPEWQAGEREATEQARRGEGERFETDAAFLDSLG, from the coding sequence ATGGCCCGCACAACCCTTCGAGCGAAGGGGCAGCTGACGCTGCCGGACGAGGTCCGTAAGGCCGCCAAGCTTGAGGAGGGGGACTTGATCGAGGCCGAAGTGTCAGAGAGCGGTGAGGTGATCCTCCGACCGCTTGCCACTGTCGACCGAAGCCAGGCATGGTTCTGGACACCCGAGTGGCAGGCCGGTGAGCGTGAGGCGACCGAGCAGGCCCGCCGGGGCGAGGGAGAGCGCTTCGAGACTGACGCTGCCTTCCTCGACTCGTTGGGATAG
- a CDS encoding AAA family ATPase: MRRSPVLVRPHSRRPFTLARDEHGRVKPLSLPKDLGRLEKAIRGVGAKLLIIDPITAYLSETISTNNDASVRRATTPLADLAQRTGCAILLIRHLNKSGDLKAKYRGGGSIAFAGAARAVLVVEEHPEQPGLMVLARVKNNLAKVISSIGYTVESEPLFECPLVRWRGVVRIDADTLLRGHDSRRDAEVREEAMDLLRDLLADGPVPVAEAKKVVGDAGISASTIQRAKKKLGVVSVQDRDTETGRLLGWLWQLPADEDEEGGDDAL; encoded by the coding sequence GTGCGGCGTTCGCCCGTCTTGGTCCGTCCCCATTCGAGACGCCCGTTCACCCTGGCCCGGGACGAGCACGGCCGGGTGAAGCCGCTGTCGCTGCCCAAGGACCTCGGCCGGCTCGAGAAGGCCATCCGCGGCGTGGGCGCGAAGCTGCTCATCATCGACCCGATCACCGCCTACCTGTCGGAGACGATCTCCACCAACAACGACGCGAGCGTCCGCCGCGCGACGACCCCGCTCGCCGACCTCGCCCAGCGGACCGGCTGCGCGATCCTCTTGATCCGCCACCTAAACAAGTCCGGTGACCTCAAGGCGAAGTACCGCGGGGGCGGGTCGATCGCGTTCGCCGGCGCGGCCCGGGCCGTGCTGGTGGTCGAGGAGCACCCCGAGCAGCCCGGCCTGATGGTGCTCGCCCGGGTGAAGAACAACCTCGCCAAGGTCATCTCCTCTATCGGCTACACCGTCGAGTCCGAGCCGCTGTTCGAGTGCCCGCTGGTTCGCTGGAGGGGCGTCGTCCGCATCGACGCCGACACCTTGCTCCGCGGCCACGACTCCCGCCGGGACGCCGAGGTCCGCGAGGAGGCGATGGACCTGCTCCGCGACCTGCTCGCCGACGGGCCGGTCCCGGTCGCCGAGGCGAAGAAGGTCGTCGGGGACGCCGGGATCAGCGCGAGCACGATCCAGCGCGCCAAGAAGAAGCTCGGGGTCGTGTCCGTGCAGGACCGCGACACCGAGACGGGGCGGCTGCTCGGGTGGCTGTGGCAGCTCCCGGCCGACGAGGACGAGGAGGGCGGCGACGATGCGTTGTGA
- a CDS encoding tyrosine-type recombinase/integrase, translated as MGTDQDGRTPHRATSQLGASLAGRPHTPSDLVFGMPQGGPLRASKWGERYFHPAVRAAGLPEGLRVHDLRHTAASLAIRENASVKVVQATLGHRSATQTLDRYGHLYADDFQVLADRLDAAHTAITRADVWPHGGPVVALDSKRPGQ; from the coding sequence ATGGGGACGGACCAAGACGGGCGAACGCCGCACCGTGCCACTAGCCAGCTCGGCGCCTCCCTAGCCGGCCGGCCCCATACCCCGAGCGACCTCGTGTTCGGGATGCCGCAGGGCGGACCGCTGCGCGCCTCCAAGTGGGGCGAGCGCTATTTCCACCCGGCCGTCCGAGCCGCCGGACTGCCCGAGGGCTTGCGCGTCCACGATCTCAGGCACACGGCCGCGAGCCTGGCGATCCGTGAGAACGCCTCGGTGAAGGTCGTCCAAGCCACGCTCGGGCACCGCTCGGCGACACAAACGCTCGACCGCTACGGCCACCTGTACGCCGACGACTTCCAGGTCCTCGCCGACCGTCTCGACGCCGCGCATACGGCCATCACGCGCGCCGACGTGTGGCCCCACGGTGGCCCCGTCGTCGCGCTGGACAGCAAAAGGCCAGGTCAATGA
- the smpB gene encoding SsrA-binding protein SmpB: MPRREPPGTVATNRRARHDYEILDRVEAGIELRGSEVKTLREGKASLQDAYAVVEGGDVILHMQIPAYSHTGYEGHEPTRPRKLLLHRKEIEQLARRVNERGLTLVPLRLYFKSQLVKVELGVARGRRAYDKRQAMAKRDAAREMDRVRKARTRGA, from the coding sequence ATGCCACGGCGGGAGCCTCCCGGCACGGTCGCCACCAACCGCCGGGCCCGGCACGACTACGAGATCCTCGACCGCGTCGAGGCCGGCATCGAGCTGCGGGGCAGCGAGGTCAAGACCTTGCGCGAGGGCAAGGCGTCCCTGCAGGACGCCTACGCGGTCGTCGAAGGCGGCGACGTGATCCTGCACATGCAGATCCCCGCCTACTCCCACACCGGGTACGAGGGCCACGAGCCGACCCGCCCGCGCAAGCTGCTCCTCCACCGCAAGGAGATCGAGCAGCTGGCGCGCAGGGTGAACGAACGCGGCCTCACCCTGGTGCCGCTCCGCCTGTACTTCAAGTCCCAGCTCGTCAAGGTCGAGCTCGGGGTGGCCCGCGGCCGCAGGGCCTACGACAAGCGCCAGGCGATGGCCAAGCGCGACGCCGCCCGCGAGATGGACCGGGTCCGCAAGGCCCGCACCCGGGGCGCGTAG